In the genome of Syngnathoides biaculeatus isolate LvHL_M chromosome 14, ASM1980259v1, whole genome shotgun sequence, one region contains:
- the LOC133512106 gene encoding TRAF3-interacting protein 1-like isoform X1 yields MNGLIVKKTQSTLGKVIKKPALTEKLLSKPPFRYLHDIFTEIIRTTGFMKGLYKEYELKSECIKDKEMKMAFLQKAIDVVVLVTGEPLAVRPAQIVAGHEPEKTNELLQAIAKCCLNKISSKEAVKRVLAGERLDVRAKESALKSQDKDAVDGREPQPDREEKKMVEHSECRVEKEREQPREQERPRRDAHDRERSAKNHRREQETPKDVEQDKCRKRERDRDHDDAQANERERDKDQEKESGKREKVKSTESERHKPSVSQNQSPTRTSQPSSARGQRWKNTLGDESDGEGNIQKAQIALNKESGDAAVSSLSSDVPSSNRTVRPSSARPAPPRVKKQESFSDGVPAERLSSAKSSVIREGKKLSADDDEEDEQFLVAEAAPEPADPADTESTQEVSTEEKHGGLVKKILETKKDYESSPCFNKSNEKLVSEEARKKEQDLVTREIERLRASIQSVCQSALPLGKIMDYVQEDIDAMQAELQSWRKENKEHAQVLLQEQNVFLSVDAFYRVTDQAVEPLKAELGELDQQMKDYQDKICAVRSNILMNEENIQKKLAAIISSRF; encoded by the exons ATGAACGGTCTAATTGTGAAAAAGACACAGAGTACTCTGGGCAAAGTGATAAAGAAACCTGCTCTCACCGAAAAACTGCTCAGCAAGCCACCGTTTCGATACCTGCACGACATTTTTACGGAG ATCATCAGAACTACCGGTTTTATGAAAGGCTTGTACAAAGAGTACGAATTGAAGTCAGAATGCATCAAG GACAAGGAGATGAAGATGGCGTTCCTTCAGAAAGCAATAGACGTCGTGGTACTCGTGACCGGAGAGCCCCTCGCCGTGAGACCGGCACAGATTGTTGCTGGACACGAACCCGAAAAGACAAACGAGCTGCTGCAGGCGATCGCCAAGTGCTGCCTCAACAAG ATTTCCAGTAAAGAAGCAGTGAAGAGAGTTCTCGCGGGAGAGAGGTTGGACGTGCGAGCCAAGGAGAGCGCGTTGAAATCCCAAGACAAGGACGCCGTGGATGGACGCGAACCTCAGCCGGACAGAGAG GAGAAAAAGATGGTCGAACACAGCGAGTGCAGGGTGGAGAAGGAGCGAGAGCAGCCCAGAGAGCAGGAGAGGCCACGTCGAGACGCTCACGACAGAGAACGTTCTGCCAAGAACCACCGGCGGGAACAGGAGACCCCTAAAGATGTTGAGCAAGACAAGTGTCGCAAACGCGAGCGGGACAGAGATCACGACGACGCGCAGGCCAACGAGCGGGAGAGGGACAAAGATCAGGAGAAGGAAAGCGGCAAGAGGGAAAAAGTGAAAAGCACGGAGAGTGAGAGACACAAGCCCAGTGTGTCGCAGAACCAAAGTCCGACCAGAACGAGTCAGCCGTCTTCCGCCAGAGggcaaagatggaaaaacactCTTGGAG ATGAATCAGACGGTGAAGGCA ATATTCAGAAGGCGCAGATTGCCCTGAACAAGGAAAGTGGAGACGCTGCCGTTTCCTCACTTTCCTCCGACGTGCCCTCCAG TAACCGCACAGTGCGACCCAGCAGCGCTCGTCCGGCTCCCCCTCGAGTCAAGAAACAGGAAAGCTTCTCCGACGGGGTTCCGGCTGAGAg GCTTTCTAGTGCCAAGTCTTCAGTCATCAGAGAGGGGAAGAAGCTGTCTGCCGATGACGACGAGGAAGACGAGCAGTTTCTTGTGGCAGAGGCCGCCCCTGAACCTGCAGATCCTGCAGACACC GAATCTACACAAGAGGTCAGCACAGAAGAAAAACatg GTGGACTTGTGAAAAAGATCCTCGAGACCAAAAAAGACTACGAGTCGTCACCATGCTTCAATAAATCGAATGAG AAGCTGGTGTCGGAGGAAGCCCGGAAGAAAGAGCAGGACTTGGTCACGCGGGAGATAGAGCGGCTGCGTGCGTCCATCCAGTCGGTGTGTCAGAGCGCTCTGCCTTTGGGGAAGATCATGGACTACGTGCAGGAGGACATCGACGCCATGCAAGCGGAGCTGCAAAGCTGGCGGAAGGAAAACAAGGAACATGCGCAGGTTTTGCTGCAGGAGCAGAA TGTGTTTTTGTCTGTTGATGCTTTTTACAGAGTGACCGACCAGGCAGTCGAACCTCTCAAGGCAGAACTGGGAGAGCTCGACCAGCAGATGAAAGATTACCAGGACAAAATTTGTGCTGTGAGGTCCAACatattaatgaatgaagagaacatCCAGAAGAAGTTAGCTGCGATTATTTCTTCCAGATTCTGA
- the LOC133512106 gene encoding TRAF3-interacting protein 1-like isoform X2, with translation MNGLIVKKTQSTLGKVIKKPALTEKLLSKPPFRYLHDIFTEIIRTTGFMKGLYKEYELKSECIKDKEMKMAFLQKAIDVVVLVTGEPLAVRPAQIVAGHEPEKTNELLQAIAKCCLNKISSKEAVKRVLAGERLDVRAKESALKSQDKDAVDGREPQPDREEKKMVEHSECRVEKEREQPREQERPRRDAHDRERSAKNHRREQETPKDVEQDKCRKRERDRDHDDAQANERERDKDQEKESGKREKVKSTESERHKPSVSQNQSPTRTSQPSSARGQRWKNTLGDESDGEGNIQKAQIALNKESGDAAVSSLSSDVPSSNRTVRPSSARPAPPRVKKQESFSDGVPAERLSSAKSSVIREGKKLSADDDEEDEQFLVAEAAPEPADPADTESTQEVSTEEKHGGLVKKILETKKDYESSPCFNKSNEKLVSEEARKKEQDLVTREIERLRASIQSVCQSALPLGKIMDYVQEDIDAMQAELQSWRKENKEHAQVLLQEQKVTDQAVEPLKAELGELDQQMKDYQDKICAVRSNILMNEENIQKKLAAIISSRF, from the exons ATGAACGGTCTAATTGTGAAAAAGACACAGAGTACTCTGGGCAAAGTGATAAAGAAACCTGCTCTCACCGAAAAACTGCTCAGCAAGCCACCGTTTCGATACCTGCACGACATTTTTACGGAG ATCATCAGAACTACCGGTTTTATGAAAGGCTTGTACAAAGAGTACGAATTGAAGTCAGAATGCATCAAG GACAAGGAGATGAAGATGGCGTTCCTTCAGAAAGCAATAGACGTCGTGGTACTCGTGACCGGAGAGCCCCTCGCCGTGAGACCGGCACAGATTGTTGCTGGACACGAACCCGAAAAGACAAACGAGCTGCTGCAGGCGATCGCCAAGTGCTGCCTCAACAAG ATTTCCAGTAAAGAAGCAGTGAAGAGAGTTCTCGCGGGAGAGAGGTTGGACGTGCGAGCCAAGGAGAGCGCGTTGAAATCCCAAGACAAGGACGCCGTGGATGGACGCGAACCTCAGCCGGACAGAGAG GAGAAAAAGATGGTCGAACACAGCGAGTGCAGGGTGGAGAAGGAGCGAGAGCAGCCCAGAGAGCAGGAGAGGCCACGTCGAGACGCTCACGACAGAGAACGTTCTGCCAAGAACCACCGGCGGGAACAGGAGACCCCTAAAGATGTTGAGCAAGACAAGTGTCGCAAACGCGAGCGGGACAGAGATCACGACGACGCGCAGGCCAACGAGCGGGAGAGGGACAAAGATCAGGAGAAGGAAAGCGGCAAGAGGGAAAAAGTGAAAAGCACGGAGAGTGAGAGACACAAGCCCAGTGTGTCGCAGAACCAAAGTCCGACCAGAACGAGTCAGCCGTCTTCCGCCAGAGggcaaagatggaaaaacactCTTGGAG ATGAATCAGACGGTGAAGGCA ATATTCAGAAGGCGCAGATTGCCCTGAACAAGGAAAGTGGAGACGCTGCCGTTTCCTCACTTTCCTCCGACGTGCCCTCCAG TAACCGCACAGTGCGACCCAGCAGCGCTCGTCCGGCTCCCCCTCGAGTCAAGAAACAGGAAAGCTTCTCCGACGGGGTTCCGGCTGAGAg GCTTTCTAGTGCCAAGTCTTCAGTCATCAGAGAGGGGAAGAAGCTGTCTGCCGATGACGACGAGGAAGACGAGCAGTTTCTTGTGGCAGAGGCCGCCCCTGAACCTGCAGATCCTGCAGACACC GAATCTACACAAGAGGTCAGCACAGAAGAAAAACatg GTGGACTTGTGAAAAAGATCCTCGAGACCAAAAAAGACTACGAGTCGTCACCATGCTTCAATAAATCGAATGAG AAGCTGGTGTCGGAGGAAGCCCGGAAGAAAGAGCAGGACTTGGTCACGCGGGAGATAGAGCGGCTGCGTGCGTCCATCCAGTCGGTGTGTCAGAGCGCTCTGCCTTTGGGGAAGATCATGGACTACGTGCAGGAGGACATCGACGCCATGCAAGCGGAGCTGCAAAGCTGGCGGAAGGAAAACAAGGAACATGCGCAGGTTTTGCTGCAGGAGCAGAA AGTGACCGACCAGGCAGTCGAACCTCTCAAGGCAGAACTGGGAGAGCTCGACCAGCAGATGAAAGATTACCAGGACAAAATTTGTGCTGTGAGGTCCAACatattaatgaatgaagagaacatCCAGAAGAAGTTAGCTGCGATTATTTCTTCCAGATTCTGA
- the LOC133512106 gene encoding TRAF3-interacting protein 1-like isoform X3, translating into MKGLYKEYELKSECIKDKEMKMAFLQKAIDVVVLVTGEPLAVRPAQIVAGHEPEKTNELLQAIAKCCLNKISSKEAVKRVLAGERLDVRAKESALKSQDKDAVDGREPQPDREEKKMVEHSECRVEKEREQPREQERPRRDAHDRERSAKNHRREQETPKDVEQDKCRKRERDRDHDDAQANERERDKDQEKESGKREKVKSTESERHKPSVSQNQSPTRTSQPSSARGQRWKNTLGDESDGEGNIQKAQIALNKESGDAAVSSLSSDVPSSNRTVRPSSARPAPPRVKKQESFSDGVPAERLSSAKSSVIREGKKLSADDDEEDEQFLVAEAAPEPADPADTESTQEVSTEEKHGGLVKKILETKKDYESSPCFNKSNEKLVSEEARKKEQDLVTREIERLRASIQSVCQSALPLGKIMDYVQEDIDAMQAELQSWRKENKEHAQVLLQEQNVFLSVDAFYRVTDQAVEPLKAELGELDQQMKDYQDKICAVRSNILMNEENIQKKLAAIISSRF; encoded by the exons ATGAAAGGCTTGTACAAAGAGTACGAATTGAAGTCAGAATGCATCAAG GACAAGGAGATGAAGATGGCGTTCCTTCAGAAAGCAATAGACGTCGTGGTACTCGTGACCGGAGAGCCCCTCGCCGTGAGACCGGCACAGATTGTTGCTGGACACGAACCCGAAAAGACAAACGAGCTGCTGCAGGCGATCGCCAAGTGCTGCCTCAACAAG ATTTCCAGTAAAGAAGCAGTGAAGAGAGTTCTCGCGGGAGAGAGGTTGGACGTGCGAGCCAAGGAGAGCGCGTTGAAATCCCAAGACAAGGACGCCGTGGATGGACGCGAACCTCAGCCGGACAGAGAG GAGAAAAAGATGGTCGAACACAGCGAGTGCAGGGTGGAGAAGGAGCGAGAGCAGCCCAGAGAGCAGGAGAGGCCACGTCGAGACGCTCACGACAGAGAACGTTCTGCCAAGAACCACCGGCGGGAACAGGAGACCCCTAAAGATGTTGAGCAAGACAAGTGTCGCAAACGCGAGCGGGACAGAGATCACGACGACGCGCAGGCCAACGAGCGGGAGAGGGACAAAGATCAGGAGAAGGAAAGCGGCAAGAGGGAAAAAGTGAAAAGCACGGAGAGTGAGAGACACAAGCCCAGTGTGTCGCAGAACCAAAGTCCGACCAGAACGAGTCAGCCGTCTTCCGCCAGAGggcaaagatggaaaaacactCTTGGAG ATGAATCAGACGGTGAAGGCA ATATTCAGAAGGCGCAGATTGCCCTGAACAAGGAAAGTGGAGACGCTGCCGTTTCCTCACTTTCCTCCGACGTGCCCTCCAG TAACCGCACAGTGCGACCCAGCAGCGCTCGTCCGGCTCCCCCTCGAGTCAAGAAACAGGAAAGCTTCTCCGACGGGGTTCCGGCTGAGAg GCTTTCTAGTGCCAAGTCTTCAGTCATCAGAGAGGGGAAGAAGCTGTCTGCCGATGACGACGAGGAAGACGAGCAGTTTCTTGTGGCAGAGGCCGCCCCTGAACCTGCAGATCCTGCAGACACC GAATCTACACAAGAGGTCAGCACAGAAGAAAAACatg GTGGACTTGTGAAAAAGATCCTCGAGACCAAAAAAGACTACGAGTCGTCACCATGCTTCAATAAATCGAATGAG AAGCTGGTGTCGGAGGAAGCCCGGAAGAAAGAGCAGGACTTGGTCACGCGGGAGATAGAGCGGCTGCGTGCGTCCATCCAGTCGGTGTGTCAGAGCGCTCTGCCTTTGGGGAAGATCATGGACTACGTGCAGGAGGACATCGACGCCATGCAAGCGGAGCTGCAAAGCTGGCGGAAGGAAAACAAGGAACATGCGCAGGTTTTGCTGCAGGAGCAGAA TGTGTTTTTGTCTGTTGATGCTTTTTACAGAGTGACCGACCAGGCAGTCGAACCTCTCAAGGCAGAACTGGGAGAGCTCGACCAGCAGATGAAAGATTACCAGGACAAAATTTGTGCTGTGAGGTCCAACatattaatgaatgaagagaacatCCAGAAGAAGTTAGCTGCGATTATTTCTTCCAGATTCTGA